Proteins from a genomic interval of Pseudophryne corroboree isolate aPseCor3 chromosome 4, aPseCor3.hap2, whole genome shotgun sequence:
- the LOC134909215 gene encoding uracil nucleotide/cysteinyl leukotriene receptor-like: MSGSEDKMLNNSSILAWVDPCVQETWLENALLSVCYLLGLFVGGLGNILAISVFAQDRQPKSPSDIFLLHLALSDLFLLLSLPTRLFYHLSGNSWPFGSLACRLSGFVFYLNMYASLYFLAGISIDRYLAIVHPLNSVKFRKPLHAHVTCGFLWAIVAFATAPLLLGRGIAMDETVCRLLYRETPSLRALSSLSAAFAIPFLGTVICYGLILKRLRKGGDRKPKERAVKMVLLVLTIFLICFVPYHLSRTLYHVLMPGGESSAMISSCELRQGLALANRFTSCLSTLNAALDPLVYFFAVKKFRQTFAHLPCRRDGTDNGKTREEGRTEDSSLSAKTDV; the protein is encoded by the coding sequence ATGAGTGGATCTGAAGACAAAATGTTAAACAATTCCTCCATCTTGGCTTGGGTGGATCCTTGTGTCCAAGAAACATGGTTGGAGAATGCTCTGCTCTCTGTCTGCTACCTGCTCGGACTCTTTGTAGGAGGCCTGGGAAACATACTAGCCATCTCAGTCTTTGCACAAGACCGTCAGCCTAAATCaccctctgacatctttctccttcACTTGGCCCTATCAGATCTCTTCCTGCTGCTCAGCCTTCCCACTCGGCTCTTCTACCACCTCTCAGGAAACAGCTGGCCCTTCGGCTCGTTGGCATGCAGACTCTCTGGATTTGTTTTCTATCTCAATATGTATGCCAGTCTTTACTTTCTGGCAGGCATAAGCATTGACAGGTACTTGGCCATCGTACACCCCCTTAACTCTGTCAAGTTCCGGAAGCCATTACATGCTCATGTGACTTGTGGCTTTTTGTGGGCCATTGTTGCATTTGCTACTGCACCATTACTGTTAGGCCGAGGAATAGCAATGGATGAAACAGTTTGCCGATTGCTGTACCGGGAAACTCCATCCTTGCGAGCACTGTCATCGCTAAGTGCTGCATTCGCCATCCCTTTCTTAGGCACAGTCATTTGCTACGGTCTTATTTTGAAGCGTCTTCGAAAAGGAGGTGACAGGAAGCCTAAGGAGCGTGCAGTAAAAATGGTGCTGCTGGTACTTACAATATTCCTCATCTGCTTTGTTCCATATCATCTCAGTCGCACACTTTACCACGTGTTGATGCCTGGAGGTGAAAGCTCTGCCATGATATCTTCCTGTGAATTGAGGCAAGGCTTAGCATTGGCAAACAGATTTACGTCCTGCCTCAGCACCCTGAATGCTGCACTAGATCCgctggtctatttttttgctgtcaAGAAATTCCGTCAGACCTTTGCTCATTTGCCATGTAGACGGGATGGGACAGACAATGGGAAAACCCGGGAGGAAGGACGAACAGAGGACAGCTCACTCAGTGCCAAGACAGATGTATGA